A window of Ascochyta rabiei chromosome 6, complete sequence genomic DNA:
CGCTGCTGCTCCACGAGGAGAGAAATCTGATCGAGAGGTAGAAAGGTGAAAAGCTTCAAGTAACGCTCGACATCGGCGTCGGCGGTGCGCATAAAGTACTGGTACAGGTCGAAGGAGTTCATCATAGTCTTGTCGAGCCAAACGGCGTTGCCTGCACTCTTGCCAAACTTCTCGCCAGAAGCCGTTGTAAGGAGCGGTGTAGTCAGGCCGTAGGCTGCGATGCGCGGGTCCTCTTCGTCTTGCTGAGAAGAGTTGAGACGACGGAGCTTGCGCATGTGCGAGACGGCGTCCATGCCTGCGCAGATGTTGCCGTATTGATCTGAGCCGCCAATCTGCATTTGTACGCCTTTGTTCTGGTACATGCTCCACCAGTCGTAAGCTTGGAAGAGAGGGTACGAGAACTCGGATATGGCCATGCCTTCGCCGCTCTCCATGCGTAGTTTGACTCTGTGAAGGTGGTTAGATAGGACATGCGGAAATGGTGGCTCACTCACGAGTCACGACTGAGCATGGTGCCCAGGCGCATACCAGACCCCAGATCCCTCATCAATTCAACAGCACTGAGCTTCTCAAGCCATGTGCGGTTGTTCAGGATATCCTGCTTCCTGCTGACCTCTGGCGAGTAATGATGCTTGATGCCTAAGCACTTGACGTGCGTCCATAGCTTATCGAGCTGTCGCCGTATGCTTTCGATGTTCATAGACTGGACGTCTGCACCCTGACGCGAACGAGCGGTAGCCCTCCCTGAAGGATCTCCAATCTGCACCGTGCCTCCGCCTAGCTGTCCCACATTAAGCTGCTGTCGCACATGTTCCGGCGCAAATCGCTCACCAAGCTGACGGTGTAGTAGCCGTGGAGGTACATCCAGTACAGTGCCATGAGGGGCAAAAGGTGACCGACGTGGAGCGAGGGAGCGGTAGGGTCGACACCGACATAGACTCCTATGCGCTTCTCGGTGAGGAGCCAGTCGAGCGTTTGACGCCCACTGTATACAATCAGCACTGCACAAGGCCTTGGAGTGACACTTCTCCTACCCAGCGACATCCTTGACAAATCCACGCTCCTCGAGCAGCTTTAGCATGCTCTGCTGTGCGCCTGCTCTTATCTTGCTAGCATTCTCCTCCCACTCGGCCTGTCGCGAACCTTTGTCTGCGTCTTCGCCAGCCCATCTTTGTTTCGGTCGTTCACCGCGCGCGAGCGTGTGTTGATTACGTACGCATTGTCGACAGACGTACTGCCGCCGCTGCGACAGCTGTCTGAGCATCAACATTGCTGTCAATGGCTCGAGCACGAAACGCGACTTCCTTCTCGAAAGTGACAAGCGGTCTGTGCGACGGCTTCTCCGATGAACTCCGCACCTGCTCATGCACGTCACCTCCTTGCCTAGTCTGGGCATGCATCGACGTCGACTTTAGTTGCGTGATTGTCCACCTCTCAATACCATCATATTCTCCTCACCACTTGCACGTGCACCAATAATCCTAATCCTGTTGTCTCATCCACGCTCCACCTCGTTGCCCCACCCACCGACACCGCTAACATGTATGCTGCGCTCACTTGCCatcctcctctaggacaGACCACGACAGTTCCCGCCCACAAGCAATCGGTCAGGTTCACGGTCCTGATAGAGAGCTCAGCTGGGTCAGGAAAGATCTGGGAGGTTGCGTTGTGGCATAATTTCGATGGCCGAGAGGAGTGGGCCAGTCTGAGCCTTAAGCCAGCACCAGAACCATCTCTCACGGTCATCAAGTCTAGCCATGCAAATATTCGCCGACAGTTCTTTTCCATTGATCTGCCTGGATGTCCGAAGCATGGCGGTTCGCTATCGTATACCGTTACGTTCAGATCGGGCAAGGACGAGCCCTGGAAGTGGGCTAACGAGCAGTTCTCCACCTCGGACGGACGCCTTATCTACCAGTCGGAAGATGCGTTGAGCGAGGACTTGACAAACTATATTGACGGACTGCCCCCATATCTGCAGATTGGGAGAGAACAGAGCGAGTCTCCAGAAACACTACTATGGTCAATCACCAGCCCTGTCAATGGCGCCTCTGGAGCAACCTCGGGTTATTCAAACAACAATCTCGGCAGGCCACTTGATCTGACTCGATGGTTTGCACTGGTACGTCTATGGAGTCCTTGGCTGGCTCCAAGACAGGGCAAAGACCGCTTTCAACCTGACAAGGAAGCTGTCCTTGCAACATTCGAACGTGAAGATGGCTCACATTTAGTCGTCCTGGCGGTGAGCGGTGTGGATGATGTACTGACAACGCTGGGTCATGATGGTGAAGGACGAATTGTGATTCACTCCCGTAACGACAGTGAGGAAGATGGCATCTCCCGGTTGGTCGCTGCAGTGGGGAAAGACCTGAATCATGCCATAGCAGCAGTGATGTACCACGCACGAAAGCTAGTTATGAAGTATGGTATGGGATCCGAAGAGGCTGAAGCTGAGTTCAAGGCTCTTACAGACGATTTCAAGCCTGAGTGGTTAGAGAATTGGTGTAAGTATTCGTACGCTCGAAACCAGTCTTGTTTGGAACCGGCTGATGCGTAAACTCTCAGATGATGGGCTGTCCTATTGCACCTGGAATGGTGTTGGTCAGCATCTCACCGAACAGAAACTTTTTGATGCGCTAGAATCACTGGCCAAGAATGAGATCAATATCAGCAACCTGATTATTGACGATAACTGGCAGTCATTAGTAGGTGACCTTTTGCTCTTCAAAGACATTGAGCCCTGACGTAAATTAGAACCACGAAGGTGGTGACCAATTCAAGAACGCATGGATCGAATTTGAAGCCTCCAAGAATGGGTTCCCACGCGGTCTGAAAGCGACGGTCGGCGACATTCGCAGCAAGTACAAGAACATAAAACACATTGCCGTATGGCACGCTATCTTCGGTTATTGGGGTGGCATTGCACCAGAAGGTAAGCTTGCGAAAGAGTACAAAACCACTGTGGTCCAGAAAAAAGATGGTGTGTCAGGAGGCAAGTTTACCGTCATTGCTGAAGAAGATGTCAACCGCTTCTACAAGGACTTCTACCAATTCCTCAGCTCTGCTGGTATCGACTCGGTCAAGACGGACGCCCAGTTCTTTCTCGATGAGCTGGACGATGCTCCCGATCGCCGAAGCCTGATAAAATCCTACCAGGATGCTTGGAACATCGCCCAGCTCCGTTATTTCTCTGCTAGGGCTATTTCGTGCATGTCACAAACGCCCCAGATGATATTCCATTCGCAACTTCCCTCCAACAAACCGCGTATACTACTACGCAATTCGGACGACTTCTTCCCCGAGGTTCCCGCGTCTCACCCCTGGCACATCTTCTGCAACGCTCACAACGCTATTCTCAATCAATATCTGAACATTCTCCCTGATTGGGACATGTTTCAGACCTCGCATGACTACGCCTCATTCCACGCCGCCGGACGTTGTGTGTCAGGTGGACCGATCTACATCACCGACGTACCCGGCCAACACGACATCAACTTGATAGGTCAGATGTCAGGGAACACTCCTCGCAACGATACAGTCATTCTTCGCCCTCACACAGTTGGCAAAAGTACCTCAGCGTACAACTCATATGATGCCCCCGTGCTACTTAAGGTCGCAACTTACGTTGGAATGGCTCACAGTGGAGTCAGCATCTTGGGCGTATTCAACTGCACACAGCGACCGCTTTCCGAATTGATTGGGCTGGACTCATTTCCTGGCGCTGAAAAAGGTGCGTACGTTATCAGGAGTCACACCAGCGGTCAGGTCACCAAACCCACCACCAGCGAAACAAACGACGCGTTTGTACACCTGGAGCTACCCACTCGAGGATGGGAGATACTGTCCGCCTTCCCACTACAGTCTTTCAAGCTGAAGCGCAGCCATGATGCAGAGGGCCCGGAAGAAGTGCAGGTAGCCAACCTGGGTGTCTTGGGCAAGATGACTGGGGCTGCTGCTATCGTGAACACAGACAGCTATGTCGACCGATCTTCAGGTCGATTGCGCGTTTGGACGTCCCTGAAAGTGCTGGGCACATACGGTAAGTGATTGATAAGATTAGACTGGTGTGGCGTATAAGACTAACAGCCTTGCAGGCCTCTACATCTCCGACCTCAGAGAGCGCAACCTAGATGACGACGTTATGGCTTTGATCTTCGGACGACCGATCGCGAGACACTGCGTTAAGATCAGCGACAAATGTGAAAACGTCCTCGAAATAGACACGACACGAGCTTGGAAGGAAAGCGACTCAAAAGCATCTTGGAGCAACGAAGTAGCCGTGGAGGTGGTCGTTCGGTGAACAATGATGTTGTAAGACTCCTCGAGAAAAGCGTTTGTCAGGGATCTTAATGCTCAAACTTCTATTTTGATATTTCCCGTTCTCTCTTCCCTTTGACAGTGATAAAGCAACAAAGAAAGTTGATTTGGTATTTGAAGCTAGGACATGGCTTTTTTGTTGAGTCAAGAGCCCGTCAATCTCGTTGCTGGATCTCAAAAAGCTCGTGCTTCTCAAGAAAGTTATCGTTATTCACAGAGCTGACAGCTGCAGATAGCCAGGACTTCAACCTATCGAACCACTACAACTCGCGTGCACAGAACTCATCAACCACCATGGCAGATCCAACGGCGAACTACGCTGCGCATCTGGCTGCAATCTGGGCACACCCGCATACTCGGGCGCTACTGATGATGACTGGCGGCGCCATCATGACTGGACTCTACTACGAACAGTTCCGCTTATCTGAATATACTATCGACGAGCCTGATCCAAAGCCACCAGTCGCAATCGAAGTCTTCGAAGACGAACAGAAGATGTTCGATAACGTTGTGGTTGTAGAAGATATGTCTGAACCTCTATCGCCAGCTCCAAATGTTCCTGTCCCCTCTATCTGGGGCCATCCCAACTCCATCTCCTACACGCCTGGTAAACCATGGAATCAAGCAACGAAATCGTATATCAACGACGGTTATGTGCAGGTCAACCCGACAGCAACACTTTTGTCTTTCCTGGTCCCTCTTGTCATGTTGGTCTGTCTCCCAGTCTGGTTTGTCCGCAAATGTAGCAAAACAAGCAGGAACTGTGCTGCACCAACATCAGATACGGACGGCGGGATTCCAAAAGATCTTGTCTGCAATCGCACTCTTCCACCCTCCAAGACACCTACCACTCCGAGGAACACTCCGCCTAGTACGCCTACATGCTCCTCAGACGCACTGCCGTCTAGTGTGCTCCATGCCATGGTTGGAGGAAGAAACCATGCCGGTGCGCAGATTCCACTGCAAGGTCGCTTTCCGTCTCTGCAAACATCTCCTCCAAAGGAATGGACAGAGCTTGGTCGACAAGTTGAAAAACCCAAGCACAAGCATCAAGCCTCGCAGGCTCAGGCTCATAAAAACCTGGATGACAGGGAGAAGATTGAGCAAACTTTATCAGATCGCATTACTGGGCTTGAAGCAAGAGTGGTGCTTTTACAAGGCGAATTGGAAGCGGCAAGCGACTGTACCAGCGACTCTGACAGGGCCGCGACAACAAACCCTGGGCCGCCGCAAGATCACATGATCGAGATCGGGGTAGACAAGGCCAGTATCGCACCGGAAGAGATAGCTAGCGAGCTTGTAGAAGCGTATTATTTGCTGGGAAACCGCGACGGAGAGGGTTCAAGGTCTCACACAGAGCATTCAGACTTGGCACGATGGTCTGTGGAATTTATGGATACCGACGTCGAAACGGACGATTTGTCACCAGCCTCGACTGCGGCAGCGGAAACGCGGATTGATAAAGGTAACTTCGCAGTATTGCCGGAACAATCAACTGCGATTGTAGGGCCTCAGGATCATCCGACTGGAACCACCACCTCTATAGCGATCGTTGACGATCAGACCGCTTCTTTCAAGGGGATATTTGAACAGAACGCCAACGAAAAGGCAGAGAGGGAGTCTGAACATGAGACTACAGAAGGAGCAAAAAATTCAACACGTCCAGAAGACAATGGAGACAAGCTGGAAAGAACCCTGGAAAAGACAACAGAGGTGGATACCTCGAGGAGCGACCGAATTCCAGTAAACCTATCGAAGCCAGAGGCATTGATGGGAAATCCAGCTAGTACTGGTAGTACTCTAGGACCGGCGGATCAACATGCTAACTCGCCGGTCTTAGCGCCAAAAAACATTGTGCTTCCACCGATGCCCAGCCCGAGATTGGCAGACTCTTACAAGGGTACTAAGTGGATGAAAGCGAGCCGACATGCCTCCAAGCTACCGGACAGTTTGAACTTCACAGCCCCCCAGCTGAAATCAGCTCCAAGCAATAACACGCCGCTTCACATGTTAGGTGGTAGCCGTCATGCaacaccagcagcagcagcagaagaagaagaagaagaagaagaagaagaagaagaagaagaagaagaagaagaagaagaagaagaagaagaagaagaagaagcaagaAAAACAGACGATCAAAGCCAGAAGACTAAAAGAAGCCAACCCCGAGCTCAGAAAGAGAGCGAGCAGAATGGGCGGAAGAGCAATGGGCCAGCCATTCTACAGATAGGAGACCAAGAGCAGTCGATGCTGCAGGCGGCGGGAGAAACTCCCACGCACCCAGATCCAGAATTAAACCTCTCGCTCGCCTCTGCTGGGCCTGCTGCGTCTGCTGTGCCTGCTGCGTCTATTACGTCGTAAAAATCCAAGTTATGTTTGATGGTCATAGCTGTTCTGTTGGTATACCTGATGTGTCTAGAAATAAAGTCCTGGTTAGACTGAAACGTTTGTAGTAGGCAATAAGAAATCTGTGAGCATTCCGAAGACGTAGGGCTGTTTGCATGCAAGAAGAACAACGTATCATTACCTAGGGAACAGGGAAACCTTTTGCACGCCACGTTAGACAGCCGACACTGGATCAACACTTCATACACCAATTCTCCTCGACAAACGCTCTAGCCAGGGCAAAAGATAGCTCTCAAAACGAATCCAGGAAGCCAACAACATGGCAGATACAAGCAGCCGTCAAGGGGCCCGCGTTTCCGTGACGGCTTTTCATGTCATTTGTCTCCTCCACGCTGCGTACTCGACGAAGATGTGGAAGCGGATGTAATTGAGGAATGGAAAGAGGCTATGCTGTCGGACTACGATGAACCAGTCTCTGCGCTGGGACCACTGTGATAGCTGCATTCAGATACGGCCTCGTGGTGCTGGCGAATCGGTGAGTTGAGAGCGGACTGAGAGCGATGGCCATCATGGCCCTGGTGGAAGGCTGGCATAGGCTCTGCCATGGCAACAGAGTCTGTCTGGTTGTGGGTGAAGGCAGCGTTGTGCTTGGGCCCGTGCTTTGCACCACGAATTTGAGATGCGAAGTCCATGGAGTCGGTCGTGCCGTCAGTAGCGCCAGCACCACGGGCTATTGTGTGGTCAGTATGCTGGTATGTATGTGAGGTGGCGGCCCGACGTACTCGTTGTGACGGGTTCCTCGTACTGACCGGAAGAGCTTCTATGGTCGTACACATCTATGTGACGACCATCACCATCTGCGTCGGGGTTGGCAGTCTCGTACTCGAGCATCTTGAGAAGACGGTAAAGCAAGACGGCGAGAAGAGAGCCGAGGAGTGGTCCCACCCAGTAGATCCAATGGTAGCCGTCAAACGTTCTGGTAGCAACATCGGGACCGAACGAACGTGCTGGGTTGAGAGACCCACCAGTGTATAACACACCTGCCATTGTCAGTATCTTGCAGACACGGTGGTGGAATCAGGCTACTTGCCTGCTAGTTCGGCGATGAACAAAGCTAGACCGATACCAATAGGAGCCATGAAAGTAGACCTGTGCT
This region includes:
- a CDS encoding Tyrosine--tRNA ligase, with amino-acid sequence MLMLRQLSQRRQYVCRQCVRNQHTLARGERPKQRWAGEDADKGSRQAEWEENASKIRAGAQQSMLKLLEERGFVKDVAGGRQTLDWLLTEKRIGVYVGVDPTAPSLHVGHLLPLMALYWMYLHGYYTVSLLGGGTVQIGDPSGRATARSRQGADVQSMNIESIRRQLDKLWTHVKCLGIKHHYSPEVSRKQDILNNRTWLEKLSAVELMRDLGSGMRLGTMLSRDSVKLRMESGEGMAISEFSYPLFQAYDWWSMYQNKGVQMQIGGSDQYGNICAGMDAVSHMRKLRRLNSSQQDEEDPRIAAYGLTTPLLTTASGEKFGKSAGNAVWLDKTMMNSFDLYQYFMRTADADVERYLKLFTFLPLDQISLLVEQQRKDASKRTAQHILAKEIVELAHGATEAKKAETAHKEAFSHGTNTFSLGALRKTLGTADSNSGLGAQKEKLSKFDIELLEYKRAYAASSTTQPTSGTSVPPSASQSKQESVVTLPLSLLTPGSFPRVLHAAGLATTKSEAHRLIAKKGAYVVLPNSGSVEAPTALKWMTIEASSIANPRHFLIDFEALVLRSGKSKIQVVRVVSDEQFETQALETEGKVDGEQAERKLEEEATDDIAEEEGTSAAKSEAAAKTSTGESVPFQPS
- a CDS encoding Aquaporin-1, which translates into the protein MAGVLYTGGSLNPARSFGPDVATRTFDGYHWIYWVGPLLGSLLAVLLYRLLKMLEYETANPDADGDGRHIDVYDHRSSSGQYEEPVTTTRGAGATDGTTDSMDFASQIRGAKHGPKHNAAFTHNQTDSVAMAEPMPAFHQGHDGHRSQSALNSPIRQHHEAVSECSYHSGPSAETGSS